In Nymphalis io chromosome 13, ilAglIoxx1.1, whole genome shotgun sequence, the genomic stretch AGTATCTGCATAATTAATGATGGTTGATGTCATTGACGTTTCGTTGTACATtatgtcttattattatataatcgaaATTTACCATATTTATGAAACGATAACTTAATAGATTagagaacaaaaacaaaatttcattaaatagtaacatttatatacctatgtataataattatatactaattcaTTTCTTCTTGAGTCAAAAAAATcagtataattgtttatatatttatagaataggaaggcggacgagtatatgggccacctgatggtaagtggtcaccaaacgcccttagacattggcattgtaagaaatgttaaccatcgcttacatcaccaatgcgccaccaaccttgggaactaagatgttatgtcccttgtgcctgtaattacactggctcactcacccttcaaatcggaacacaacaataccaagtactgctgttttgcggtagaatatctgatgagtgggtggtacctacccagacgagcttgcacaaagctctaccaccagtaaccatatattaaacataaatgacTATATCTCTTCTCTTTCACAGGTTTAACGATCTTTAGAGGTATCCGTGCCTTTGACCGTGATAAACCGAACACGCCCAACTCTGATATCCAATACAGCATTACATCTGGCGATGATAAAGGGCGATTTGTACTTGAAAGTTCTCACAAGCCATCACTTATATTAAACAAGCCATTAGATTTTGATACCGGAGATAAAGAGTTCGTTCTTGTTTTAACTGCAtctgtaagtatttattattgtgtattttattacgTGATCTTAGCcatattgtatttgataataatGGTAATACAAAGAAGTTGCTTTTCAAAATGGTTATTTGTCTATAACtttgtataataaatcatatcttcctctttagaaataatattaaacaaccTAATTGCTTATAAGCAAATAATTGTCTACGTCATTTTTCATTCGTCAAAAATTACTCTCAtggcataattatttttatagtaattctATGAGAATAATATTTTGGTTTATTTGTTGGTCCAGGGCTGCAGTTTAACATTGgtcttcttattttaaaatttaaaaaattaggtattttattgataaaaaattatttattttaaattacagcaTTTATTTCGAAGtcgagataatatatataaatatataataaaatatactttaaatggTTTCCAGGACCGTGGTTCACCGCCTCGCAGCTCCAATACCACTGTACACATTGTGGTACAGGATAATGATGATCTTCCTCCAAAATTTACTTTTGATGTCTACAGAACTAAAATACCGGAATTTTATCCCATACTCGTAAGtaaggaaaataatttaaggaaaaatgtacataattatgtacaaaatgtTTACAGAAAAATGTGCATGCTAACGCTAACATTCTAGGAACCTcaattttattggatttttcgacttatttcatttaaattaatttctgtttatacttgttctataaaaataatatttattaaataattttaaaatgtacacTTATTGTTGTACAAgtcaaattcaaatttgaaatttcCAATGAAGCTCTTctcttttttgttattatttttaccgcCATTCGTCATGTTATCAGGGCAAAAGGATTCACAAAGAACTCGTGTTCTCTCATCCGATCCGTGCGTTCGACCAGGACGCCGGTGTCGCGGCGCCTGTTCGATACGAGCTAGTATCAGGAAACGACCGTCGATTGTTTTTGCTAAGCGCTCTCAACGGTAGCTTGTTCTTGGAAAAAGAGGTCGATTTAGATGCTGAGACCGCTTTACCTGGTAAAAACTTTATCAATGTTAAGTATTCAATGACTTCTTGACGTATAAgctatcttaaataaaattaaatttttagtacAGTAGAGATACTGAAGACTCAAATTATATTGTAGATACTTATAGACAGAGAATGATGAAAAaggtttattaaaattgaaatcaaatataaaagacTTTCATAATGTTTTAAGTATTCAGTTTATAAGattatgtaaatgattttttttaaggcAACACCTTCGTGTTACAAATTCAAGCATCTCAAGTGGACAATCCTCTAAAAGTGGCGCAAGCTAGAGTCGAAGTTGAGATAATGGATTTGAATGACAATCTTCCAGATTTTGAGGTGGATTTCTACAATATCAGTATTGTTGAGAATTTGCCAAATGGTAATATTTAGTGTGTTTTTATgcaaatatctttaattaaaattcaatgtttattattacttatttattttatttaaaattaacagatTTCATagcactataataatataaacatttttgctACTTTACTAGGTTTCAGCGTTTTGCAAGTTATGGCATCTGACAAAGATCAAGGGGATAACGGCGAATTTACATATCAATTAAATGATCCTAAGGGCGCATTTTCAATAGACCCACGAACTGGTTGGCTTACTGTTAGGAATCAAGTTAGTAAAGTTACTCTATTGAGCGTATAGTAAAATACAGATACTTTATTAGTTGTACACAgcctgtatataattattatcatttaattaaatatatgcttTATGATACTTTCATTGCAGACTGAATTGGATCGAGAACAACATTCATCATTAAGAATGAAAGTTTatgcaaatgaaaaaaaaccaaGTGTTGTTGGAACATTTTTAGACAAGCAAAGACTACCAAAATGGCAACGATCACCATCTACCTCTAGAACACCGGCAAAAGACAAAACAACCTATGTTTTTCCAGACAAAACTGGCACAAGTAGTGAAAACATAGAGTATTTTGAAGAGTCGCATCAGTTGATGTCGTTTGTTACTGTCGAAGTAACATTACTAGATGCCAACGATAATAATCCTGTATTTATACCAAGTAATTTGTACGAATTCACAGTTAAATATGATGCGCTAGTTGGTACTGCAATTGGTAAAGTTAAAGCGGTGGATCCAGATTTAGGAAGAAACGGAATGGTTCTTTACGATTTACAGAGAACAAGCAACTTGACTATTACGTCGCCTTTTCAAGTTGACGCTGAAACTGGAATGATTATTCTAGTGGAATCACCACTATTAGAAGGAAGACATGCTTTGTTTATAGAAGCATCTGACCGTCCGGCTAATCCTAGTGAAAGAAGATACTCTTTGGCAGTAGTGACAATCGATGTAATCGGGGATCACAAaggtaaaattttaacaaacaaaatactattacaattatattctggatttcatttttacttaattttatctttcttctattatttttactacaacaGCTTTTTAGTAATTCAGCTTCTATtacttgattaaatatatatttttatatattttgttattaatatattatatatccttTAAGGTTCAAAAGCAGACAAACCAGATTTTATTGGATCACCGTATGAATTTTGGGTTGGATCTAATGTTGGTATTGGTACCAGTGTTGGCCAAATTAAAGTTAATGATGCTATGAAAAAGAGCGACGTTACATACGATTTGTTACATGGATACGAAGAAGGaggtttgttaaaatatttgttttatagaatccttataatatattattttagtatatactttaacagaaatataatttaatttgtttttttatagtacctTTTGCAGTAGAAGAGAGATCGGGGGTAATCACAGTTATAAATGAGCTCTCTAAGTTTGATAGGCCCTTGTTTGATTTCGAAGCTGTGGCAATACAAGAAAAGCTCAACATCACAATATCAACAAATGCTACAGTTCATGTTGTGGATGTTAATGATGAGAGAGGTGTCtttttgaagtaaatattttatattttagatgaCTAAGTAAACCTTTAGATTCTCAATAACAATGTTTTTCATTTTCAGGGGCGCGCATTCACCGTTTGTGTTTCATGTTAAGGAAAATGTAGCTGGAGCTATAATTGGCCATATTTTTCCAGTAAACTCAAgttctttttcaaataatagtggaaatattaatttcattattgcaAATCAATTAGATGTCGCAGATGAAATTGCAATTggtaaatttacaataaatatttaatagactttaatatgtataagtcgttattattatttttaaatatttctgttttagGACCGGATGGAACTATTTACGCACAAAAGTCCTTGGATAGAGAAAAAAGAGATGTTTATAGAATGACAGTTATTGCTGAATTCAATAAAGGTGTAATATCCGGTGCCGCATTGTATCAGATTATAATACACGTTGACGATGAAAATGATAACCCACCTGTATTTGATATGTCTGCTTATGAAGGTTTTATCACAGAGAATGCCAAAACTGGAACAGAAGTAAAAATGAGTAATAGAATACAAGCTAAAGATTCTGACATAGGGCAAAACGCAGTCTTTATGTACACTCTATTCGGTGAAGGACATGAATTATTCAATGTTAATGAAGAAACAGGGATCGTAACATATGTCGGAAGTAATTTGGATCGAGAAgaaaaaagtgtttatttattaaaaatagttgctAGAGACAAGGGCAGCTTAAAGTCAGAATCAAAGATAACTATTACCGTTCTTgatgaaaatgataataaacctaaatataacaaaattataattccaTTTGGAGAGCCAGTAGAGTTATTAGAAATAGACGAACatagttcatttaaaatatataaagaaataattaataatattactggtAGTGTATCGAAACTGGAAGCCAAACCGAAAAATAAATTTCCTGTAACAGAAAATACTCCATTATTTTTAGTACCTGAAAACATTGCAGTGGGGACtactttattaaaactaaatgctATTGATATGGATAATGGGGTGAATGGCCAGATacgatatgaatttgtgtcagAAGTATTTTTACCTCCTTACGCGTTGCCTGCTAATGAATTGCAAGTGAAAAGGTATTTTGTAATCAATGAAAGGCATGGTCATATTGTAGTAGCGAGAGCTCTTCCACCAGAATCAGAATTTCGTTTAAACATCTCAGCGTTGGACGGCGGAGAATTAAGTGATCATATAACAGTTAGATTGTTTGTTAAAGACGTTAACGATCATTTCCCTATGTTCAAAAAGGCATGGTATAACTTTAATGTAGAAGAAGCTCAGTACAGCCGAAGAGTATTAGGAAAGGTTGATGCAACAGACGCTGATTTTggtcaaaattcaaatttaacatattttcttcAACCATCAAGTAAAGATATTCCATTTGAAATATCTTCGTTGAATGGTGTTTTAAGCGTGAATGGTATTCTTGATAGAGAAAAAGAAGACAAATATACTTTAACTGTTGTAGCACGCGACAATGGTCAGGATAAAAAATTATCTTCGTCGGTGAGTGTGGAAATTCAGGTACTAGATGTTAATGATAATGCTCCTAAGTTTTTTGCTTATGATGAATTATTAGAATGGAAACACCCAGAAGCAGATGAACTTTCAAATCACAATTTTGAATCAGTTATGATGATGCCAGTTTACAAGGCAACATTAGAAGAAAATGCTCCTATTGGTACAACAGTGACTAGAGTTTATGCAAACGATTCGGACTTTGTTGGAAATGGAAATGGATTAATTTTATACAGCTTACCTCAaagaaaaaatcaaattaatatgtttactaTCGATTCAAAAGAAGgtataataacaacaacaacacgATTAGATTATGAAAGCCAAAAAGTACATAATGTGACAGTAGTAGCTTCAGATTTGGGATCGCCAAGCTTAAGTTCTACTGCTATAGTTATGTTAACTGTTAAAGACATTCCTGATGATGTAGAAATTTCTGATAAGCCAGTATTTATTTCACGTTATTATGAATTAGAAATAGAAGAAAACGTTCACACACCAGTCGAACTGGTCACTCTCAATTTGACTGAgcattatgaaaattttaaaatgaaatattttgttctaAACGAAAATGATACAGATATCAAGAAAGCATTTGTAATTGATCCCCGGAATgggacattatatttaataagaagtCCTGATCGAGAGATCAGAGACACGTATGAAATAATTGTTCGAGCTGAAAGACAAAAAATAAGTAGAGAACTTCCGCATATGATTTATCCCGTCGCAGACGATGTTCTAGAAGGAATGTCGAAATACGACGTCAAAGTAGTAGTAAGGATCAAGGACGTCAATGACAATGCCCCGAAATTCATAAACGGCGGGCGACCAATGGTAACAGCTATCCCCACTACTGCACCATTTGGCTACGAAGTTATACAGTTACAGGCAagtgtaatatttcatttatttatttttacttctaactacttttttattgaagtatttttttatcacagGCATCTGATGCAGATGTTGGTATAAACGCAGATATTCGTTATCAAGTGATTAACTCTGAAGGAGCTCGGTTTAGCGTCGACTCGATCAGTGGAAGAGTCCGAGTTGCCGGCAGTTTTCTAAGGGACGCTGGAAGAGTTATTGGGTTTGATGTCAAAGCTACTGACCGTCGTGGGGCCGATGACGGTCGTTCTGCTATTGTCAATGTATTCGTAAGTTAATTTTGAATACAAACTATTACTATTACTGACATAAGAGTGactaatataagaataattattatattaccaaattatacattttaaatcattattaattttgttcctaTAGGTATATGTCTTGAATGAGAACAAGCAATTAGTTATGGTATTGGGGGGGAAACCAGTAGAGGTGGAAAAAGAAATGGATAACATTACGAAACATCTTTCAAATATGACAGGTTTTGATATTCGTGTGAGACGAATTGAGACCAGCTCTAAGGGAGCTATGGATGGTTACgcgtaagttaaagtttataaaatagaataaaatatgaatacagtAAAGTAACTACATATaaaccaatattattatataaagtacattatgttaagtatatataataaaataatatcaatgcgaaagttactctgttacgctttcacgacttaatcactgaatcgattttgatgaaatttaacttctaataatattaacactGGAGCGAGGCCGTTGTTGGAaactattacttaatattatatgagatgaaattaaataagaaaaataaattacgagcaagagatatattatagtgttttGATTTaatctttgattttttttccaggactaatatgtatatttatgccGTTGATCCAATATCTAATGCGATCATTGATATGGAAGTGCTACAAAAGTAAGTGatattgcataataataataataataacatcctgggacatttttcacacacggccatctgatcccaaattaagcttgtacaaagcttgtggtatggaaaccagacaactgatatactatatatactacttttcttttgtaaatacatacttatatagataattacacccagacacaggacaaacagatatgttcatgtacacaagtctgtcctgggtgggaatcgaacccacaaccttcggcgtgaaaggcaagtatctaccaatcacgccaaccggctcgtcgcatagtattaattacattatttatccaATCGATTATCTCAAAtacttttgattaaaaatatttaaaatattaatgtgtaaTATTACAGATCTTTAACAAGAAGGGATGTGTTTCTACGCAACAATCTCGCGGGTTTTAAGGTTTTGGAAGTTGGAGACACGGCCATGGTCCAAGCGAGAAGCGGTCAGATGCTAAGCACTATGGAAATAAGTGTGGTGGCTTTAGGGTGCATTGTATTTATTGGAGCCTGTACGACTGCCATCTGCATATTATGTGTTAGGAAAACGAGAAGGTAATTGGAAATACTAATTTTaggtgttaaaataataataacatagtaTATTTGGCTTTTGTTAAAAGTAGTTAATTTGAAGAAagttatgaattttaaataaaaacaagaattttaaattaattatatataaaaatagctttaaaaatattcattgattttaattatgcttaggtagtttaaataattaagaccCTATATAGAAATCTCCAAAAGGTAAGCGATTTTATTTCTTACACATTTCAGACATCATCACCATCACAAAAGAAAGCATGCACATCATTATTTCAACTAGATTTTAcgcaataatttattactaatctTTTAAACTTTgtcatttaattgaaataaaaatgttataaaaattgattaatgattttattattgtgtaaatattaatgtttcctTTATTTCTATTTCTGAACGCTTATTTCTATCCACTTCTTCAAATCActcataaatttgtttaataaccCTTAGCTTCTGTTGACTGAATTCTTTTCTATCTTTGCCCTAACAGAAACCGCCACAAACCATTTTCCCAACAACGTCTTAATGCTTTCTCAACTGAGCACCTTACTAAATACGGAGGTCTGTTTCCATCTGGAAACAATCAGTGCCAAGAACTCAACCAATCGTTTAGTGAAGCTGATTCATACGTCGATGTTATTAATCAAAGTACGCTGAAGAAAACGTGTCCTCATGGAAATGCCGTGGAAGAATTTGGGAAGGCGCATCAGAAATGTGTAAAAGGACAGTTTACAGATATTAATGGGAAAGAAAAACATGAGCGAATGTGTATTAAGTTTAATCAACGATCGATGCAGAAAAGGTAAGAAAATTTActgtaaaaatcaaataatcttGCAAAAGATACTAGCATTTGTAGTAATCTCTAAATTGTACATGTTTCCTATCACTTTACTAttctattcaattaaaaattatacaatatcacaaaaaattctgataaaaatcattaatcaatattattaccGAAATTTACTTCGACAAATTCAACAAATCAAATTCAACCAAACATCGATCATGTTCATACCCCAAATACAATTATCTCACAAGAACTACAATTTAACACACGTACATCAAACATAGGAAAGGTCAAGACACATCGATAACATCAGTGAATTCCAGTGGCCAGGACTCCGGAATCGCTGAAGCGCGGTGTCCTTGTGGGCAGTCCACTACTCATACGTCTGAGGAGAGCAGCGGGTATGGACGATATTacattatgaattattaaaatataccagataatgaaatatataaaaaagtttaaataatatttgatagatGATGTTTGAAAAAGTCAAAACATATTATgtggtaatataaatataatataaatttcatttgaattttcttaaaatagacaattataattaaaattgtatgatCTCGTATTTTAGTTGTAATATCTAGCTAACTTTTacattgttttgtaaaattacaGATGTAGCTACGAAGACTCTTTAAAGTCCAATAATAATCAGGATAGAAAATCCTTCCATGCTGATCAAGATAACAGATTTATTCGACGGGCTTCATTCAATCACCAGCCCCTGGATACCAGAAGATATAACCATCGGCGACAATCTTTTTCAGAAAATTTACAACGACATTTCCCATCGTTTGAAAGAATTGGATCTGGAGGTAGAATATCCAGACAAGTTTCTACACCAAATGTTAGTACACAACCATCATACTTCCTAAATGGTAAGAAAAACTATAGAAAAAAGGAAGTCATAAATGAACCGATGATTGATTATGATCATAGTGAAGTTGATGATGTTTTTGATACAAGGCTAGATAGGAGGTTGAGtggtaaaaataatagaaagggAAATTTTATGGATCTGGGCCAAACAGCAGTTTTCGTTGCGACCCCAGCCACTGCTGAAATAATAAGGAGACAAGGAAGTGAAAGGATCATGTTTGCAAGACCTTTATAGCACAGAACACAAATTAACTTtcttaatgattaatttttttatctggaTACGTACCTACCGATGTAAATACATGTTtagcttaatatatattgttcttaAAGATGTAAATAACTTGTGATATATTGAATTAGTTATggtaaatgtatttatgtaaataaatataatttaaatagatgtATATACTTATGAGGCTTTAGGAAGTTGTATAAcagtaaaatattgtttgcCTACATTTTAGTCGCTCGatgatacattattatattatgcagtTGTGCCATTGGGAAATGCTTTTTATCATCGAGACATTACCATCTTCgtagtttaaattattcaataaagcCTTGTTTATTTCCAATGTAAATTAACTATAACataagtgtaaaaataaataattttataacaatataaaatatttttattatgcttaATAGTCATCAAatcaaaaatctatttttttcaagtaagcTCGTACCTGCTTAGGCTACCATTACCAATGATATTTTCTACGTAGAAGAACCAGCATGAAAATTTGGAGTAGCTCCTTTTACTCATcatcaatcatattatatatttaacaattatatacaattaaataaatatgtacgtaaTGAATAGCGATAtgacaacaaaaaacaaattataataaattgaatagctTTTAAAGACAGATCAAttagaaataaatcattttatgaaGATTTTCCAGTCGATATCTCCGATGTCGATAACCAAATACGAACGAAAGCAAACATTTGCGAATAAATAGAGCAATTGAGGAGATGTGACTGAGTTATTGTGTAACATAAATAACGGTTATAGGACACTGTTCCATGTGTTTGTCCAACGCTAACAATATGAGTCGCGTATGAATGTAGTGACCATGATTTTAGTAGTTTAGATGGATTATCCAAAAATAAACGTAATCTATttagatgtaaaaaataaaaagtagattATTTCGATAGCCATATAGGATTACACACgaggagtttttttttatagaatagaaaggcggacaagcaaatgggcctgatggtaagtggtcaccaacgcccatagacagaGTGGGTGGTGTCTACCCAGACGCgcttgcacgaagctctaccaccagtaaaacgatGGGTTACCACGGTTAAAAGATGCGCACAAGGCAGGAGATACACAATGTGAACACACGTAAAAATGTTGACATATAAAGTTACATTATGTGACATGGCTTTCGTTCGTCACACGTtacaagattttataaaaagtacgtTATGTTTGTATGGTTTTATgctttgaaaaaagaaaaaattaccgtaagtaataaaaattgttaaaaactgATTgaagtttgttatttataactattatttgtatatacgcCACAAAGTATTCTTTgtggaaaataaaaattaaagtgtagTGATCATTTAACACAAGGGTATATACCAGCAAATCATACATAGTATATTGAagctacataatttatttatataagaaatatttacatttcagccttattcatatacaaattaaaaatagttaatgtaCAAAATGAACGCgaggaatggtggcaagaatgctaacatattatatttagttatgtaAGCTTAATACTCAATTCTCAGGAAAAGAAATAATTGATAtgataatcatatattattaccGGTTTCAAAAATTAACTAAACTCTGGTATCCCTACGCCATTGATGTGGGTACAACGTTGACGAGTCAATGAACCTTTTAACTACGTCACTTCTGAAATTACAATTTACTTCTGGATACCCACtccttgtttaatttatttgccCCCTTTGTTTATCCGTTTTACGAAggcttaatattttaagaacaattttattttggaattttcaaagttttatttattatttattataaagtgtcGCAAATGACAACCGGCCAAATGGTATGCATACAATATCAATATATCCTTAGTTACGATATATTCTCAAAAAGCTGATAGCGCGTAGAACAGATATAACTCGtgctgttaattttttatatctacttttatttaaaaatgaatttttaaaatcccAAAAATGATGGCTCATCTTTATTTAAGTCCGAAccataaatactaaatttatttatttcgttttctCTTTTATAATGAATAGATATGTTGCAATTCACGGCTTGCAGTGAGAAGCGTGTCGCCCATGCTCGCTTTGTACTCACCGGCACCGAATGCACTggaaaaccagcggtacccacgcCATCGTCACGGGATTGCTTGCTCATACGACCGTGACGCGGTTCTCTGATTTCTAGAGGATGTCCAGGTTAGGCAATttagatatatacataaattaaccaGATTCCGGGCTATACGCTGTGGGATGCAGTGTTTCTATGGACTGCGCTACTAGAGaaagttgtaattaatttatacttaatactGACATTAGGAAATCTAGAGTCAACTGTTTGTTTTACCCGAGCATCATAAAATCGACGTAAACCTAAAAAATT encodes the following:
- the LOC126772941 gene encoding cadherin-89D yields the protein MDDTQQDMCCNFYPAGEYLKFVRIPENLSVGEEVLQVEVHPRKNLVLQAVDREDDANLFTYRDVNRTHVSVVLAQSVDSLVDNDSPQNVVKFRLGCDFDTGDDLISAYLSVTVYIEDINDNVPMFLDTPYRITVDELTPPGLTIFRGIRAFDRDKPNTPNSDIQYSITSGDDKGRFVLESSHKPSLILNKPLDFDTGDKEFVLVLTASDRGSPPRSSNTTVHIVVQDNDDLPPKFTFDVYRTKIPEFYPILGKRIHKELVFSHPIRAFDQDAGVAAPVRYELVSGNDRRLFLLSALNGSLFLEKEVDLDAETALPGNTFVLQIQASQVDNPLKVAQARVEVEIMDLNDNLPDFEVDFYNISIVENLPNGFSVLQVMASDKDQGDNGEFTYQLNDPKGAFSIDPRTGWLTVRNQTELDREQHSSLRMKVYANEKKPSVVGTFLDKQRLPKWQRSPSTSRTPAKDKTTYVFPDKTGTSSENIEYFEESHQLMSFVTVEVTLLDANDNNPVFIPSNLYEFTVKYDALVGTAIGKVKAVDPDLGRNGMVLYDLQRTSNLTITSPFQVDAETGMIILVESPLLEGRHALFIEASDRPANPSERRYSLAVVTIDVIGDHKGSKADKPDFIGSPYEFWVGSNVGIGTSVGQIKVNDAMKKSDVTYDLLHGYEEGVPFAVEERSGVITVINELSKFDRPLFDFEAVAIQEKLNITISTNATVHVVDVNDERGVFLKGAHSPFVFHVKENVAGAIIGHIFPVNSSSFSNNSGNINFIIANQLDVADEIAIGPDGTIYAQKSLDREKRDVYRMTVIAEFNKGVISGAALYQIIIHVDDENDNPPVFDMSAYEGFITENAKTGTEVKMSNRIQAKDSDIGQNAVFMYTLFGEGHELFNVNEETGIVTYVGSNLDREEKSVYLLKIVARDKGSLKSESKITITVLDENDNKPKYNKIIIPFGEPVELLEIDEHSSFKIYKEIINNITGSVSKLEAKPKNKFPVTENTPLFLVPENIAVGTTLLKLNAIDMDNGVNGQIRYEFVSEVFLPPYALPANELQVKRYFVINERHGHIVVARALPPESEFRLNISALDGGELSDHITVRLFVKDVNDHFPMFKKAWYNFNVEEAQYSRRVLGKVDATDADFGQNSNLTYFLQPSSKDIPFEISSLNGVLSVNGILDREKEDKYTLTVVARDNGQDKKLSSSVSVEIQVLDVNDNAPKFFAYDELLEWKHPEADELSNHNFESVMMMPVYKATLEENAPIGTTVTRVYANDSDFVGNGNGLILYSLPQRKNQINMFTIDSKEGIITTTTRLDYESQKVHNVTVVASDLGSPSLSSTAIVMLTVKDIPDDVEISDKPVFISRYYELEIEENVHTPVELVTLNLTEHYENFKMKYFVLNENDTDIKKAFVIDPRNGTLYLIRSPDREIRDTYEIIVRAERQKISRELPHMIYPVADDVLEGMSKYDVKVVVRIKDVNDNAPKFINGGRPMVTAIPTTAPFGYEVIQLQASDADVGINADIRYQVINSEGARFSVDSISGRVRVAGSFLRDAGRVIGFDVKATDRRGADDGRSAIVNVFVYVLNENKQLVMVLGGKPVEVEKEMDNITKHLSNMTGFDIRVRRIETSSKGAMDGYATNMYIYAVDPISNAIIDMEVLQKSLTRRDVFLRNNLAGFKVLEVGDTAMVQARSGQMLSTMEISVVALGCIVFIGACTTAICILCVRKTRRNRHKPFSQQRLNAFSTEHLTKYGGLFPSGNNQCQELNQSFSEADSYVDVINQSTLKKTCPHGNAVEEFGKAHQKCVKGQFTDINGKEKHERMCIKFNQRSMQKRKGQDTSITSVNSSGQDSGIAEARCPCGQSTTHTSEESSGCSYEDSLKSNNNQDRKSFHADQDNRFIRRASFNHQPLDTRRYNHRRQSFSENLQRHFPSFERIGSGGRISRQVSTPNVSTQPSYFLNGKKNYRKKEVINEPMIDYDHSEVDDVFDTRLDRRLSGKNNRKGNFMDLGQTAVFVATPATAEIIRRQGSERIMFARPL